The following proteins are encoded in a genomic region of Nocardioides renjunii:
- a CDS encoding SsgA family sporulation/cell division regulator yields MNMSGSGHTLSDVALDITVECMDDRGIRHEIDTVLGYRSSDPFAVAMTFVTGEGNLVWTFGRDLLMRGTETPTGDGDVHVSPAIGLSGRAMVSIELSSPDGHLVLLARASDVDDFLARTVAIVAPGTESDFFDADLLISQVLAS; encoded by the coding sequence ATGAACATGTCCGGTAGCGGGCACACCCTGTCCGACGTGGCGTTGGACATCACCGTCGAGTGCATGGACGACCGCGGCATCCGCCACGAGATCGACACCGTCCTGGGATACCGCAGCTCCGACCCGTTCGCGGTCGCGATGACCTTCGTCACCGGCGAGGGCAACCTCGTGTGGACGTTCGGTCGCGACCTGCTCATGCGGGGCACCGAGACGCCCACCGGTGACGGCGACGTCCACGTCTCCCCCGCCATCGGCCTCAGCGGCCGTGCCATGGTCAGCATCGAGCTCAGCTCGCCCGACGGCCACCTGGTGCTGCTCGCCCGCGCGTCCGACGTCGACGACTTCCTCGCCCGCACGGTCGCCATCGTGGCGCCCGGCACCGAGTCGGACTTCTTCGACGCCGACCTGCTCATCAGCCAGGTCCTGGCGTCCTGA